In Larimichthys crocea isolate SSNF chromosome VII, L_crocea_2.0, whole genome shotgun sequence, the genomic stretch CGTCTTAATCCTGGGTTGAGTGTCGTGATCATGTTTGTAAAGGAGTATCCTTCATTAACAtcgactttaaaaaaaaacagggtccTAGAGGAGACTTGatgcatctgttttttaaacataaaaaaaaaagatcagcagAACCATTGTATGTTGTGgttatttttctgtcactcaCTTTGTCAATCTTGTACCACAGTCGGCGGGGCTCAGGCCTGGGCAAGCGCGGGGCAGCCGACGCTCGCCGACAGGAGAAAATGGCCGACTCCGACAGCAACCAGGACGGGGCCAACTCGTCAGCCGCTCGCACTGATGAGGCATCACAAGGGGCTTCAGGTGACTATCATGCCACTACTGCAGTACACGTCTGTCCCCTTTATGTGTGGATGATCAAGCATTTTCCACTGAATTTGTTGGAATGAAACCTTGTCAAGCCCACAGGGTGATTTTAAAAGACTGTTCAGCTTTCTCTGTgaatcttgattttttttttaatactgtttctgtgtgcagcCTCAAGCTCAGTTGCTGGAGCAGTGGGCATGACCACCTCTGGGGAGAGTGAGTCTGATGACTCTGAAATGGGAAGGCTTCAAGGTAAATGAATCCTGTGCTAAAATTGACCATTTGTAGACTGTCACAATATTATAGTATATGTACACATATCCTCTAGGTATAAAGACTTGAGATGAGATCTACTATAGTTGCCCTCTTAACCTTGGTGTTTTGGTCCCTATAGCCCTACTGGAGGCCCGAGGTCTCCCCCCACATCTTTTTGGGCCCCTAGGACCCCGCATGTCACAGCTGTTTCACAGGACCATTGGCAGCGGAGCCAGTGAGTACAACGTTCTCCACCGCACATTagtgctgttttcatttcatgagCTCTGAATGTAATGTTCTGTAAAATGAACTCCTTCCAGGCTCCAAGGctcagcagctcctgcagggcCTGCAGGCCACAGGCGACGAGTCTCAGCAGCTCCAAGCTGCGATTGAGATGTGCCAGCTGCTGGTGATGGGCAACGAGGAAACACTTGGTGGATTCCCCGTCAAGAGTGTGGTTCCTGCTTTGGTTAGTCTTATTTTGTTTACTTGGCTGTCCCGTACGCTGCTGGGCCTCACCTGCAGAGTCGTGCGGTTTGTATaacatgaacattttctttgtttcacagatTACACTGTTACAAATGGAGCATAACTTTGATATTGTGAGTATGGTGCCCTTTTcttgctttaaatgtttttgtcttttgtttgattcattcattttttttttttttttttttttttttttttttttttttttttttttttttttgtaatgccACTGCCACTTTTAACCACACAGATGAATCATGCCTCTCGTGCACTCACATATATGATGGAGGCACTCCCTCGATCCTCTGCTGTGGTAGTCGATGCTATTCCTGTCTTCCTGGAGAAGGTAAGACACCGCGATCTCTCTGTCCCCAAATGCTTGTCAGTTCACAGTGGTGGCCTTTTGATGTGTTAATGCCTCTTCCACATTCTTTTCTGCAGCTTAAGGTGATCCAGTTCATTGACGTAGCAGAGCAGGCCCTGACAGCCTTGGAGATGTTGTCAAGGCGACACAGCAAAGCCATTTTGCAGGCTGTAAGTGTTGCACAATCTCTTTCCTGTGCCCTAAAATCATCCAGCCACAATGATGCACCACAATAATGTTATCATTTATCAACCCTCATAGAATGGGCTTGCTGACTGTCTCGTCTACCTGGAGTTCTTCAGCATCAATGCTCAGAGAAATGCTTTGGCCATCGCAGCTAACTGCTGCCAGAGCATCACGCCAGACGAGTTTCACTTTGTTGCTGATTCCCTGCCGCTGTTGACACAAAGACTCACACACCAGGTATGTTTTTCCCCATGTCAGACTATGAAGAAAATGCtaaatgaattcatgaatgAAAAATTCAAATGCATCACTGGCAGCTAAAAAGCATTTGGCTGGTGCTAATTTACCACCCGTAGGCATCACAGCAGTAAGTGGTCCTAACAAATACAAATGATCATGAAACCTACTTTTTTGATTTCAGTTTCAAGGGTAAAAATATGACCTCAAAAAGTTTGTCCAATCACAGCTGCACGCAACACTACAATGTGTTTCTGTAAACATTTGAGAAGAACTGGCGAGTTTGATAGTTTGCTTTGGGTTTCGTGAGGACAGACCTGCGTCCTCTGTCATTTGTTGTGTAAAACTCATcccatatttttttaaaaacagttgtGAATGACCAGACCAGATCCAAGGCTGGTAGGATTCTGTTCAGATGGAACGCTGGCCAGACCGATCTGCCAGAGCAAATGAAACATCACCGGCTTTGCAAATTCGTCTGGTTCCCAGGCTAGCTTAGTGGTGTTCCTCTTGGAACAAGTTTCACATTCCAGAAATGACATTGATTATAAACACATGGGTAAAAATAGGAAAACAAGTagattttcttaaaatgttgttaggtttctctttttttatttcttccacaTCACCAATGATGATGAGCAAGGTCTGAAATGCATTTAGGTCAAGTAAGAGAAGGAACATGGCTTGGCGAGGGTGTCCTCTTTAAGAAAGACAATTTAAATGCACATTATTGGGAGAAATGCTCTCTGCTTTCAGGTTGTATTCTAGAAATTCAGGCAGTGTAATCCCATCAGAAATAAAACCAGTATAAAATGATCATAGGTAGTACATGCAGCCCGTTAACGATTGTCCCTGTCAGCTCCCTTTCATATCGCTGCAGCAGTCTTGCAGCATAAATTTAAAAGACGACTGTGACCTTTTATGTGTGCCTAACTATAAACgatgacagaaaaaataaactaagtaccgtattttccgcactataaggcgcaCCTGAAAGCCTTCAATTTTCCCAAAAGCCGACAGTTCGCCTTATAATCTGATGCGCCTTATATATGGATCAATATTGGTTAATCATGGCTACCGTAGTCAGGGGGCGTTGCCGaagtaaccatagacatatatacgtagacgccgcattgagcgctgaatcgtacgtcgacgtcaGCGCCATTTttgatgtggcaaagtagagcgcaacccttttccttgtattagtttacgggcagatctgccacatccaatatggcggacgcgttaacgtatcgcagcaacggaccaacctgctcaatgaggcgtctatgtatatgtctatggaagTAACAGCGGTAAGAACGGTAAAGAGGAATTCCTGTCCAACACCATTTGTGTCGTGAAAATACTACGTCACTGACATTACCtcgggaaaaataataaaacagctgtttattcattttgggagtGATTGGAGTTGTCAGAACGCTGGTTTGTATTCTGTTAATAAAGTTAacttatctgactgttttgttgacattccctttagcgcagctccatctagtggatgcataacgcaaccctagccactactgtagcttctattcTATGCCTTATATTGCGGTGCGccctatatatgaaaacagttttaaaataggccattcattCAAGGTGCGCCTTATAATCCGATGTGCCtttatagtgcggaaaatacggtagtTTGGGTGGAGGACTGCACTTCTAATCTGTCACCACAActgtaaactgttttaaactgtggaaatggtttatttaatcttttttgaCTTAATTTGTTAAATTCCTTTTCAGGATAAGAAATCAGTCGAAAGCACTTGTCTATGTTTTGCCAGACTGGTAGACAACTTTCAACATGAAGAGGTTTGTTTTCTCAATTTCAGTTTTAAGACTCAGCACCATGTTTGCTCCTTTTATCGTCTGCACATTTCTGCATTATCTACCTCTGTTTACCACACAACTCCTCATCTGATGTGCACGTATGCGTCTGTAAACAGAACCTGCTGCAGGAGGTTGCATCCCGGGACCTGTTGACCAACATTCAACAGCTGCTGGTAGTGACCCCTCCTGTGCTCAGCTCGGGGATGTTCATCATGGTCGTGCGCATGTTTTCACTTATGTGTTCTAACTGCCCCTGCCTGGCAGTTCAGCTTATGAAGCAGagtgagtaacacacacacacatgccagtgGGTCACACCCATGCCACTCACATATTACCTACCCAATCTGCCATAACTTTTATGCAAATGTGCATACTGGATAAACTTGCTACACAAGGTGGTGTTGTACTTCAACTAAATGGGATAGTTACTAGTAGATGAGGATGCAACCCGGTAACTTTACGACTGTTtggataaatgttttttcttccttgtctCAAACCTTTCCGGTTCAACATTTATGGTGGCCCTTTGGCAATGTAGTAAGGAATATTGTGTGTTGAAGACGCAACCTGACTGCTAACAGAATCATGTTACCTTTTCTCAACAGACATAGCAGAAACTCTGCGTTTCCTCTTGTGTGGTGCATCAAATGGCAGCTGCCAGGAGCAGATTGAACTGGTACCTCGAAGCCCACAGGAGCTCTATGAATTGACCTCCCTCATATGGTATTAACCTGCCTTCTGTTCAGTATTATATGGGTTAAGATCACGTTGGGCATTATGGCAAACAGATTTGCCATTTTGGGTGTTTGGGGGCGGTAATCCCATAAAGCCACTAAGAAGAATGGTGTTTTACTTATGACAGGACTTGGAAGTTATCAAGTTACTCCTGCTTCTCCCAGACTTGAACCACAGATACAGTTGTTTTGCCTAAAATAGTTTacaggccaaaaaaaagaaacttttaaacTGAATTTGGTAGTTTGCTGTAACTGCTATTCTCCTTACAGTGAGCTGATGCCCTGCCTGCCTAGAGAGGGCATCTTTGCAGTTGATGTAATGCTGAAAAAGGGCAGCGCCCAGACGACAGAGGGAGCGATCTGGCAGTGGAGGGACGACCGGGGACTGTGGCATCCTTACAACCGCATTGACAGCCGCATCATTGAGGTATAAATGAGTCAGGGGTGACTATGTTAACTCACAATCTGTCTGAAACCTCTAAATTTGTGATGAAATCGTATCATGTGATGACTGTAGTCCGGTCAGTCATTGTGGACTTATGCTACATTACAAGATAACTATTCGAAGGACAGATTCAGTCTTGTTGCAAATGTTGTTACATTACTTGACAACATTCAGTCTACTTACAGTGTATCAGCatcatctgcacacacacacacacacacacacacacacacacacctatgtgGGGCGTATCCATATGTGGTACTGAAGTTGGGGGTGTATTTGGTGATTATCTTGCCCTGCAGACAGCACACCAGAACGGGGAGGATGAGATCAGTTTGTCAACCCTGGGCCGTGTGTACACAATTGACTTCAACTCTATGCAGCAGATCAATGAAGACACAGGAACAGCACGCGGTATCCAGAGGAAACCAAATCCTCTCGCCAACCCTAATACAGGTAAAACAGGTCTTAGTGAATTAGTAAAAGgaactgcagcagtgtgtttgagCAAACAAACCTGACCCGCTCGttgtctgtccgtccgtctaGGGAGTCACCAGGAGGTTCGTCGAGAAGATGCACGAGCCCAGTTGATGAAGGAGGACCCTGAGCTGGCAAAGTGCTTTATCAAAACTCTGTTCGGGGTCTTGTATGAGGTGTACAGCTCATCGGCTGGCCCTGCTGTCAGACACAAGTGCCTTAGAGCCATCCTCAGGATCATCTACTTTGCTGATGCAGAGCTGCTGAAGGATGTGCTGAGGAACCATGCTGTGTCCAGGTTAGGGGTTACTCATAATGAAGCAGTGTCTGAAGCTTGTCGTAAAGCAGGTTAATATCTTTAAGTTGAATGTAAATTGACTTGATCAATTTTTCCCCCTGTACAGTCACATTGCCTCCATGCTGTCCAGCCAGGACCTGAAGATTGTAGTGGGTTCTCTACAGATGGCTGAGATCCTCATGCAGAAGCTGCctgatgtcttcagtgtctaTTTCAGAAGAGAAGGTAGTGTATCAGCCTATGAAAAACTCCTATACCATCTCTGCTCACCagagaacacaaaaacacagtagttacattttgtaatacccatctttctcttttctcttccagGTGTGATGCACCAGGTGAAGAACCTGTCAGAGTCCGAGAGCTTTCTCGTCACTAGTCCCCCAAAGGCTTGCCCCAGTGGTACTGCCAGTTTGTGCACTACCACCATCAGCACTGCATCCACCACATCTGCTAATAATGCAACTCCTGATCTGGGCTCGCCCAGCTTCCAGCACAGCATGGACGACTCACTGGACCTCAGCCCACAGGGGTGAGTTTGTAGGCCACGTGTGGCTCTGGTTTGGCTGTTTTGGctgagttttaaaaataaatgtcatgcaCAGCCCTAAATCCAGTGTCACACTGGAAACTAAGCTCGTAAACGCAAATTGCATCCTGTGCCGATCCACCTAAAAACAGCTGGAGCTAATTTTGTTGCTTgacaactgaaactgaaaatctaaGCATGTTTGACTGTATTAGTTTGTTTATTCAGTGATTCATGTGTGCTACTGCTGGTAATGTGGTCAATGGTAATGTTTAACTTTTACTTTCTCCCCCACCAAGGCGGTTAAGCGACGTCCTAAAGAGGAAACGGCTACCTAAAAGAGGACCCAGAAGGCCCAAATACTCCCCCCCAAGAGATGATGATAAAGTAGACAATCAGGGTACGTTAACTGTGTGTGATGTTTAAACACCTCCACTAGACACATCCTAAAGTGATATAGCATTTTATTGATAGCCTTACTAATTTaccttttgggtttttttggtttgttttttctacagCCAAGAGCCCCACCAGTACTCAGTCACCCAAATCCTTCTTGGCCAGTCTTAATCCCAAGACCTGGGGCAAGCTGGGTGCCCAGACCAACAATGCTAACTCAGAGCCCTCACGCACAGCGGGTGTGAGTGGCTTGGCGAGGGCACCCCCCAAGGACTCTATTTCAAATAACAGGTACGATGACGAGTTAATTAAGGTTTCCTTATttcactgtgtcagtgtgtgggcTATTGTTTGTAatgagtgaaatgttttttgttctttttaattctCTGTAGAGACAAAATAAAGGCCTGGATCAAAGAACAGGCAAGTAAGTTTGTGGAGCGCTACTTCAACTCTGAAAATGTGGATGGCAGCAACCCTGCACTGAATGTTCTCCAGAGACTTTGCACAGCCACCGAGCAGCTCAACCTGCAGGTAACACATACACTCCTGTTTCAGAGGTTGAATTTAATAAAGCTTGTATAATACAAACCTTCATCAGGTCCCGTTTACATAAAATTGACTTGTCTGAAgtgatattacattttttttctcgtGATGTTTCTGTTCCCAGGTGGACGGCGGCATGGAGTGCCTGGTGGAGATCTCCAGTATTGTATCAGAATCTGATGTGTCGTCTTTTGAGATCCAGCACAGCGGGCTCGTGAAGCAGCTCCTGGTCTACTTGACCTCCAACAGCGACAGGGACTTGCTTAGCCGTGATGTGCGGCTTAAGAGGTTCCTCCATGTGTTCGCTGGCTGTCCGGTGAGAGACTAACACATGTTTATTGTGTCTATTGTCAGTCTTATGGCTCTGGCTGTGTAAATGTTTACACTTTAATTTCAATCTGTTTTGTTCCTCCTCCCGTCTGGTTTGTAGGTTCCAGGAATGGAGCCTGTAGGTCGTTTGGATCCATCAGAGAATGGGCCGTACCTGGcgctggtgcacaaaatgaacagcTGCCTGAGCCAAATGGAGCAGTTCCCAGTCAAAGTGCATGATTTCCCCAGTGGTAACGGCAATGGCAGCAGGTCTGTGGGTTTATTACAAAACGTCTATTTTTAAGCACAGTTAAACTGagtatacatttttaaaaatgtgtgtttttgtaatttctCTCTCCAGGGGCTCTCAGGCACTGAAGTTCTTCAACACACACCAGCTCAAGTGTCAGCTGCAGAGACACCCAGATTGCACTAATGTTAAACAGTGGAAAGGTGGCCCCGTGAAGATAGACCCCCTGGCTCTGGTGCAAGCCATTGAGAGATATCTTGTTGTCAGAGGTGAGTGACCCCCTGCCAGCCACACAAGTTTTCCTAATGCACCATTTTTCCTGCGCACACCTTTTTTTCAGTTATTAACTCGAAATCTTGCCTGTACAGGGTACGGCCGAATcagagaagaggatgaagacAGTGACGATGATGGTTCAGATGATGAAATCGATGAATCACTGGTATGTGAGACCGCCCATGCCACACACTCAGTCCTGGCTTAATGGCCGTTTATTCCTGCTATTGCTTCAGtgatatcaaatatatatttatatatctaaaTGAATTTGTTACCCAGGCGGCACAGTTCCTGAACTCTGGCAGCGTGCGTCACAGACTACAGTTCTACATTGGTGACCACCTGCTACCATACAACATGACAGTATACCAGGCTGTACGGCAGTACAGTCTGcaggcagaagaagaaagggagtCGACGGACGATGAGGCAAACCCACTCGGGCGAGCCGGCATCTGGACCAAAACGCACAcaatatggtaaaaaaaaaaaaacttcagaggTCATGTGCCTCCATCTTACAACTTACTTAACCGTTCCCGTCACTTTTGAAACAAAAAAGCCctttcagtcaaataaaaagtCTTGTTTCTTGACAGGTATAAGCCTGTGAGAGAGGACGAGGACGGCAGCAAAGATGCTGTGGGTGGAAAGAGGGGCCGAGCCCAGACTGCTCCCACCAAAACCTCACCTCGCAACGCCAAGAAACAGGATGAGCTGTGGCATGGTGAGAATCTTCGGTTCACTAGCTCTGTTCACAGCTGCCGGTCCTGCACCTGTTTCTTTCCTTTACATCACACGTCAACTTGACATACCATTGTCGTCTCTTCCAGATGGTGTGTGTCCCAGTGTCATCAATCCTTTAGAGACATACCTCACTTCGGAGCCACCAGAGACCATAACCTTTGATGACCCCTCTTTAGAGGTCAACCTGCTGCTGAGGGTCCTGCACTCCATCAGTAGATATTGGTTCTACTTGTACGATGTAAGTCTCTTTCCTGAAGAATTACAACCTGGAACAGGGTGTGAAACTGCATATAAActttattcatacacacacacgtcttaTCAAAAAACACTTCTGTTATCTCACGTCAGCATTGTGCCAGACTCCTGAGTTAGCTGAGTATTATTTATGGTTTCCTCTAAATGTATTGCCCAGGCCTGCATGCAGTCAGTGCTGTTCATAGCTGCATGACATGAGATACACTGTAACGTGAATATTTCTGGTTGTTTTGCAGAATGCTGTGTGTAAGGAAATTATTCCTACCAGTGAGTTCATTAACAGTAAGCTGACAGCCAAAGCTAACCGTCAGCTACAAGACCCGCTGGTCATCATGACGGGGAACATCCCTACTTGGCTCATTGAGCTTGGAAAGACCTGGTAAGTGTTTCAAACCTCTGACCCAAAGGACTGTATCGTACAGCTTGATgtcaaaatgttctgttttaaatgtcccctctctctctctgcagccctTTCTTCTTCCCCTTTGACACCCGGCAGATGTTGTTCTATGTAACTGCCTTTGATCGCGACAGAGCCATGCAACGCCTACTGGACACAAACCCTGAGATCAACCAATCAGATTCTCAGGACAGCAGAGTTGCCCCACGTCTTGACAGGAAGAAGGTGCACTATTTTGCCATATTCAAGCATTGTActtgaattctgacttttttttactttgtgtgtcTTGAAATATCTCTTCTTATTTGTTACCTGCAACTAAACGATAGCTGTATCAAACTTTTATCTGACACTCCTTTGGTTCCTTGTGGTGTTTTCAGAGGACGATAAACCGCGACGAGCTGTTAAAACAGGCTGAGTCTGTGATGCAGGACCTAGGCAGCTCCAGGGCAATGTTGGAGATCCAGTATGAGAACGAGGTACCTGTATTATCTGTTATCTCTAATGCTGGATCATGACTTGCACTCAGGTACAGTAAAAGAATTTGGATTTTTCGGAGAAACGGCTCTAACCTTTATCTCCTCTCAGGTCGGCACAGGGCTTGGCCCCACTCTGGAGTTCTACGCTCTGGTGTCTCAGGAGCTTCAGCGGGCCGATCTCGGCCTGTGGAGGGGCGAAGAAGTCACGCTGGCCAATCCTAAAGGTACCACATTTAGCTCTCCAGATATAAATCACACAGGATAGGATGAAACGCATGTTGGCTTTTACTTGATTATAAAAATGTCTGAGGTATTCTCTGTCCTACACTGACCACGTTTGAGATGTTGATGACATGAGTACGATTTATGTGGCTCTACATGCTCGTGTGCTGATGTATGTAGTAGTGTTACCTGACCATACTCGTGTCTCTGCCCTAACAGGAAGCCAAGAGGGAACTAAGTACATGTTCAGCACCAGAGGACTGTTTGCTGTTCCCTTCGGCAGGACGACCAAACCAGCACACATAGCCAAAATCAAAATGAAGTTCCGTTTCTTAGGAAAGCTGATGGCCAAAGCCATTATGGACTTCAGACTGGTAACGTTAACTGAGCATAGACATATAGGACTAATCAAGGTGTCttttaaaacatcacaaacttttttttattttttatgtgtgtgtgttgccaaaTTTAAACTGTTCACCTCCTTCCCTCAGCTGGACTTGCCCCTGGGGCTGCCGTTTTATAAGTGGATGCTACGGCATGAGATGTCTATAAGCTCCCATGACCTGGTGAACATTGATCCCGGCGTGGCCAAGTCCATTCAGCACTTGGAGGATATTATCCGCCAGAAGAAGAGGCTGGAACAGGACCGATCACAGGTGAAGCACAGAGGGCTCCTTTGGTCATGTGGTCTCCTAGAGGTGTCTGGGGTTACCTGTTAAAGTCCATCATCAGTCTTCTTTGTGGTCCTCTACACAGCACG encodes the following:
- the trip12 gene encoding E3 ubiquitin-protein ligase TRIP12 isoform X5, which produces MSNRPNSNPGGSLRRSQRNTAAAQPQDHTVAGRSGLTLSVASFVLQDEPEAAGTSEQERPGHQSKSEGTRGLKRSEAPDQISTFGPTPAKKPKSLPPPRDNTSETKKGSAKSKKRPVASEPPASSGRGQSKKSGAAGASPIQKRKKADSLPGLSSTAGSLPNRTEGRTAKPTKLASKSAASAKAGCSNVTDSSSSASTSSSSSTTGTNSNTTQGARVKQGKDQTKARRSRSASSPSPRRSTRDKEQAKSASSSKFEWAARFNPKVNLPKPKLSLPGSSKTETSKPGPSGLQAKLASLRKSTKKRSESPPAELPSFRRSPRQKTTGSCASTSRRGSGLGKRGAADARRQEKMADSDSNQDGANSSAARTDEASQGASASSSVAGAVGMTTSGESESDDSEMGRLQALLEARGLPPHLFGPLGPRMSQLFHRTIGSGASSKAQQLLQGLQATGDESQQLQAAIEMCQLLVMGNEETLGGFPVKSVVPALITLLQMEHNFDIMNHASRALTYMMEALPRSSAVVVDAIPVFLEKLKVIQFIDVAEQALTALEMLSRRHSKAILQANGLADCLVYLEFFSINAQRNALAIAANCCQSITPDEFHFVADSLPLLTQRLTHQDKKSVESTCLCFARLVDNFQHEENLLQEVASRDLLTNIQQLLVVTPPVLSSGMFIMVVRMFSLMCSNCPCLAVQLMKQNIAETLRFLLCGASNGSCQEQIELVPRSPQELYELTSLICELMPCLPREGIFAVDVMLKKGSAQTTEGAIWQWRDDRGLWHPYNRIDSRIIEQINEDTGTARGIQRKPNPLANPNTGSHQEVRREDARAQLMKEDPELAKCFIKTLFGVLYEVYSSSAGPAVRHKCLRAILRIIYFADAELLKDVLRNHAVSSHIASMLSSQDLKIVVGSLQMAEILMQKLPDVFSVYFRREGVMHQVKNLSESESFLVTSPPKACPSGTASLCTTTISTASTTSANNATPDLGSPSFQHSMDDSLDLSPQGRLSDVLKRKRLPKRGPRRPKYSPPRDDDKVDNQAKSPTSTQSPKSFLASLNPKTWGKLGAQTNNANSEPSRTAGVSGLARAPPKDSISNNRDKIKAWIKEQASKFVERYFNSENVDGSNPALNVLQRLCTATEQLNLQVDGGMECLVEISSIVSESDVSSFEIQHSGLVKQLLVYLTSNSDRDLLSRDVRLKRFLHVFAGCPVPGMEPVGRLDPSENGPYLALVHKMNSCLSQMEQFPVKVHDFPSGNGNGSRGSQALKFFNTHQLKCQLQRHPDCTNVKQWKGGPVKIDPLALVQAIERYLVVRGYGRIREEDEDSDDDGSDDEIDESLAAQFLNSGSVRHRLQFYIGDHLLPYNMTVYQAVRQYSLQAEEERESTDDEANPLGRAGIWTKTHTIWYKPVREDEDGSKDAVGGKRGRAQTAPTKTSPRNAKKQDELWHDGVCPSVINPLETYLTSEPPETITFDDPSLEVNLLLRVLHSISRYWFYLYDNAVCKEIIPTSEFINSKLTAKANRQLQDPLVIMTGNIPTWLIELGKTCPFFFPFDTRQMLFYVTAFDRDRAMQRLLDTNPEINQSDSQDSRVAPRLDRKKRTINRDELLKQAESVMQDLGSSRAMLEIQYENEVGTGLGPTLEFYALVSQELQRADLGLWRGEEVTLANPKGSQEGTKYMFSTRGLFAVPFGRTTKPAHIAKIKMKFRFLGKLMAKAIMDFRLLDLPLGLPFYKWMLRHEMSISSHDLVNIDPGVAKSIQHLEDIIRQKKRLEQDRSQTRETLQQALESLNMNGCSVEDLGLDFTLPGFPNIELKKGGKDVPVTIYNLEEYLRLVVYWTLNEGVSRQFESFREGFESVFPLHHLQYFYPEELDQLLCGSKSETWDVKTLMECCRPDHGYTHDSRAVRFLFEVLSSFDAEQQRLFLQFVTGSPRLPVGGFRSLNPPLTIVRKTFESTENPDDFLPSVMTCVNYLKLPDYSSIETMREKLLIAAREGQQSFHLS
- the trip12 gene encoding E3 ubiquitin-protein ligase TRIP12 isoform X4, which codes for MSNRPNSNPGGSLRRSQRNTAAAQPQDHTVAGRSGLTLSVASFVLQDEPEAAGTSEQERPGHQSKSEGTRGLKRSEAPDQISTFGPTPAKKPKSLPPPRDNTSETKKGSAKSKKRPVASEPPASSGRGQSKKSGAAGASPIQKRKKADSLPGLSSTAGSLPNRTEGRTAKPTKLASKSAASAKAGCSNVTDSSSSASTSSSSSTTGTNSNTTQGARVKQGKDQTKARRSRSASSPSPRRSTRDKEQAKSASSSKFEWAARFNPKVNLPKPKLSLPGSSKTETSKPGPSGLQAKLASLRKSTKKRSESPPAELPSFRRSPRQKTTGSCASTSRRGSGLGKRGAADARRQEKMADSDSNQDGANSSAARTDEASQGASASSSVAGAVGMTTSGESESDDSEMGRLQALLEARGLPPHLFGPLGPRMSQLFHRTIGSGASSKAQQLLQGLQATGDESQQLQAAIEMCQLLVMGNEETLGGFPVKSVVPALITLLQMEHNFDIMNHASRALTYMMEALPRSSAVVVDAIPVFLEKLKVIQFIDVAEQALTALEMLSRRHSKAILQANGLADCLVYLEFFSINAQRNALAIAANCCQSITPDEFHFVADSLPLLTQRLTHQDKKSVESTCLCFARLVDNFQHEENLLQEVASRDLLTNIQQLLVVTPPVLSSGMFIMVVRMFSLMCSNCPCLAVQLMKQNIAETLRFLLCGASNGSCQEQIELVPRSPQELYELTSLICELMPCLPREGIFAVDVMLKKGSAQTTEGAIWQWRDDRGLWHPYNRIDSRIIETAHQNGEDEISLSTLGRVYTIDFNSMQQINEDTGTARGIQRKPNPLANPNTGSHQEVRREDARAQLMKEDPELAKCFIKTLFGVLYEVYSSSAGPAVRHKCLRAILRIIYFADAELLKDVLRNHAVSSHIASMLSSQDLKIVVGSLQMAEILMQKLPDVFSVYFRREGVMHQVKNLSESESFLVTSPPKACPSGTASLCTTTISTASTTSANNATPDLGSPSFQHSMDDSLDLSPQGRLSDVLKRKRLPKRGPRRPKYSPPRDDDKVDNQAKSPTSTQSPKSFLASLNPKTWGKLGAQTNNANSEPSRTAGVSGLARAPPKDSISNNRDKIKAWIKEQASKFVERYFNSENVDGSNPALNVLQRLCTATEQLNLQVDGGMECLVEISSIVSESDVSSFEIQHSGLVKQLLVYLTSNSDRDLLSRDVRLKRFLHVFAGCPVPGMEPVGRLDPSENGPYLALVHKMNSCLSQMEQFPVKVHDFPSGNGNGSRGSQALKFFNTHQLKCQLQRHPDCTNVKQWKGGPVKIDPLALVQAIERYLVVRGYGRIREEDEDSDDDGSDDEIDESLAAQFLNSGSVRHRLQFYIGDHLLPYNMTVYQAVRQYSLQAEEERESTDDEANPLGRAGIWTKTHTIWYKPVREDEDGSKDAVGGKRGRAQTAPTKTSPRNAKKQDELWHDGVCPSVINPLETYLTSEPPETITFDDPSLEVNLLLRVLHSISRYWFYLYDNAVCKEIIPTSEFINSKLTAKANRQLQDPLVIMTGNIPTWLIELGKTCPFFFPFDTRQMLFYVTAFDRDRAMQRLLDTNPEINQSDSQDSRVAPRLDRKKRTINRDELLKQAESVMQDLGSSRAMLEIQYENEVGTGLGPTLEFYALVSQELQRADLGLWRGEEVTLANPKGSQEGTKYMFSTRGLFAVPFGRTTKPAHIAKIKMKFRFLGKLMAKAIMDFRLLDLPLGLPFYKWMLRHEMSISSHDLVNIDPGVAKSIQHLEDIIRQKKRLEQDRSQTRETLQQALESLNMNGCSVEDLGLDFTLPGFPNIELKKGGKDVPVTIYNLEEYLRLVVYWTLNEGVSRQFESFREGFESVFPLHHLQYFYPEELDQLLCGSKSETWDVKTLMECCRPDHGYTHDSRAVRFLFEVLSSFDAEQQRLFLQFVTGSPRLPVGGFRSLNPPLTIVRKTFESTENPDDFLPSVMTCVNYLKLPDYSSIETMREKLLIAAREGQQSFHLS